The genomic window GCCCTTTACTACCCAACCCTTGCAGCCCAAAAGACCTTGCAGTGTTCAACAAAAACGCAAAGGACTGTGTAAAGAAATGGGAAACTGCCATATAAGTATCACGCTCCAGTGAAacgaaaagaagaagaataatagttgttgtcctgcagttctggagtcagagataactgcaatgagagaaagagagagaaagagggactatggaagaaaaaagaaacatagtcACTGACaggtattaaaataaataaaagagtgtgggggggcagagagacagagaagtctagaagtgctcagtgcatgatggggagttccccctgcagtctagacctatagcagcataactaagggatggttcaggactcacctgatccggaactaactataggctttatcaaaaaggaatattttaagtttaactttaaatgcagagatggtgtctgcctcctgaacccagagtgggagctggttccacaggagaggagcctggtagctgaatgctctacctcctgttctactcttacagactcttggaaccacaagagagcctgtgttttatgaatgaagtgatctatttggataatacggtGTTATCAGGTCTCTGAtgtatgaaggggcttgattgttaagggctttatatgtgaggtgcaggatcttgaattctattatgtagagaagctaagacaggagtagtggactagtttctcagcatccttctgagacaggatgtttctaataatattgcgcaggtggaagaaagctgtcctagagacttgttttatgtgttggtcaaatgacatgtcctggtcgaacataactccaaggttcctcacagttgagctggaggccaaactgaccAACTTATCAACTCTAGTGATGTTGTTGATCACAACAACAGGGCGTTTACTGCAATAAATACGATTCATAAATACGGCAAATGACAGcagattctccagttcagggttctaTGGGATTGAATAAACACGTTTTGAACAACAAATTGAACCAAACAAAATCTCAGGTTTGGTGGCCTTGCATGCTGAGATATTGAAAAGTCTGTAATGAATGTCAGtctgtttcagttttcagtctGAAACATACTTTGTTCTGTATAAAAAAGCTTCTATAAATATTATGACATTGATTGAAATTAGTTATATtaaatacactgctcaaaaGAATTGCCCAACAACACCTGGGCATGCTCCTGATGATTTTGCAGATGGTGTCCTGGGaaatctcctcccagacctagatcagggcatcagtgagctcctgcaCAGTCCTGCACAGTCCTGCCTCCCCcgaccatcactgacccaccgCCAAACCggtcatgctggatgatgttacaggCAGCATAATGTTCACCGCAGCTTCTCTATCTCtcttaaggtcttgaccttctatgtaaagtgctttgagataatgtatattatgatttggagCTATATAAATAGAATTTTAATGAATCTCCAGACTTTGACATTCGTCaccctcatggagtctgtttctgacagcttgttcagaaacatgcacaccagtagcctgctggaggtcattttgtaggACCCTGACAGTGCTCCTCCTTGCTCCTCCTCACGCAAAGGAACAGACACCGGTCCTGAGCTGGGTTGATGCCCTTCTAcggccctgtccagctctccttgtgtaacTGCTGGTCTCCTGGTATCTACTCCATATTCTTGATTGGGCTTCAGGTaccgcctcatgctaccagtagtgacaaggacacaaGCAGAACACAAGACTAAGGAAGAATCCGTCGGGAAGGATAAgaagagagcagctgtctgtaaaaccattccctttttgggggttgtcttgcttttgcctccattgcacctgttgtcactttcatttgcaccaaagctggtgaaactgattcacaatcacttgtgcttctTAAATGGACAGAATGATATAACTGAAATTTAAATGACTTGGTGTTATACTCTGGTGATTAAGTGTCTCCTTGATTTTTTTAAGCAGTGTATATATGAAATCAAACTGACAATGTGACATCTGGTGTCACTGGATAGATGAATGGGATGTGATGGATATTTCACACCTGGCAAATTGGATGGGAAATGCACATTCAGTACCCACCTTTCTGAATCACCCCCAACTATTTATAGTCTAACAGCTTGACCTGATGCAACAAAATGATCATGATCAACCAAAAGAGGAATTAAGAtataacaaaaaataacaagagAATTACCAGCAGAAAGGAGTTcacattaaacaaattaataaaatagatttatttACAGGTTGATCTGAATTGCAATATTCAAAAGTGCgacatttaaatattacattgacattatttaaaaacacaaattagatCATCTCAAAACGAACAACATAAATATGGAAAAATGCAAGTTGACAGAAGTAAAGCAACCAGTTAATCATCTCtcataaacagacacaaaggCGCCTTTAAAAAATGGCAGTTGGCAGCAACACTTTGAAGACAATATGTGCAAAATCTCTGAAACATAATATGTGCTCATACATGCAAATATATTTCAACAATATTACACTGCACATGTAAATGTTTAGTTTACAGCATTTCTTATGAAGCTCTGAAGGTCTGGGAATGAAACATAAACTTCAAATTACATCAATATTAATGTACACATGCAAAGTTTGCAAATTAAGTCACAGATCCATATTTGTACTGATATGATAAATATTACAGAGAGCATACTTACATTTTGTGAAGGGACACTTATGGTTTTATGAGAGGTTATCTTGCGTTATCGCACACGCGCGCAAGCCCATCCCCACACACAACACTTTTGGTTTGACCTTCAGCTCATAACCTACATTAAGAGGCATGAATAACTGGAACCAACTTCATCTGCAGAACAATTTTAATATGATGAGGTAGCATAGCCTCATGGTTACtgcatttgatttgtgttgatgTACTAATCGTCTCAGAGCAACAGTGAAAATACAAACTCTAAATATTAATtatcaaatataaatggaaataaGCATCATGAGATTTTCTAATTCCGACAACAAAGGAAGTCAGAGTTATAGACTGTAGACTTGGGGTGGAGAACCTTATTGCTCCAGGCCCACCTATACAGCCCACAAAATCATTTGTAAATACACGAAAGCAACAATAAATACGAAAACAAATCTCTGGAGAGCAAGTATCTTTTTCTGCAATAAAAGAAAGTAActtaaaatgtgtcctttagGGTGGTGCGATCTTCTTGCCAAGAAAAGTGATATGTGGTGAACGAGTGACAACTGAAAAGCTGAAATCTCATTCAGAGGAAGAATGTATGAAGGAGCCTTGTTAATGCTGCAGAGCCGCTTTAACTAGACAAAGTACATTTTTTCCAACAGGTCAGTTTTTCTCAAAGAACAGTGCAGATAAATGATTCTGTTTCTCCCTAGTCTGCGATGAAACAACAGACAGTTTTAGCTTCATATCAATACCATCAGTCACTTCGCCAGTTTAATCATGAAGGCTGTTACAAAcattgaaatggcccttgataggACAAGGGTATTTTACTACTGGATTTAAGCTTTACCTGGACAATACAGAAAAATCTTCATTGAGACCTCTCTGTCCTTCCACATGCATGTGTGGAAAGCATACATTAGGAGGGCACACCTCCTTACATGAGTCTTCATGGAAAGTGAGACAAGGAGAGCAGAAGCTGAAAGATCCCAGCACAGAACAGAGCAGGCATCAATGACAACACATGACTTTGATTAGGTAGGATTCAGAATGAAAAGGAGGTGCTGGGGTTGTAAAGTAGCTTGTAAGCAGTCGGCAGTAGGCAGAGTAAAGTAGCTTTAATAGAGTGTGCAATATAAGCTCAACCAATTAAATGCCTAGGAAGGGATCAGCTGAGCCATCAGCTGATGTGGGCTGGCATAGACATCTACTGCTTTCAGCTGACATACTAGATTGTGGCTGAACTTCACTTCATGACTTGCCTGAACTAAAGATATGCTCAATTAGAAATAGAACTGGGAGAAGCTCCTGAAAATAGTCccaaaaataaatgacacttGTTCCTATAATCCTATACCCTAACAAAGTTAGACAGACATGCTAACACATGTCCAAAGAATCATCAAGCAGGAGAAAGTTTGTCTCTCCTACCATGGTTCCTTAACATTGTCTGAATGAAGGTAAAAAGgcaaaaaatataacaaaaaagtattttaaatagGGGCAACCTAAGACAGCATGTTCAACTGTTTGCTCTGTCTGGTGAGACACTACTAACTCTGCAATGTCACACAGAATACAGTTATTGTCATGTCCAATATCAAAACTTATGGAAGTCTAAACCATAGACTCGTTTATTATTGGAATAATCAGATGCAAAAGGGAATCTGAGTCAACGAGACttgagtttgtgttgtgttgtgttgtactgCTGATGTTAATGATCTTTGTGTTTAGTGTGGAATCTCTCTAACAAGGCTCTCAGGATGTTCCCTGGGATCTGTTGATGCTGGTCTATCAGAGACTGGACAGCCTGCTGCACCTGCAGAGCAAAAAGACTGGTTAGCAGCAGATATGAGCGAGTGATGTTTTGTGGAAAAGCTCATATTTCTGCAAACATTCAGCTGGAAAACTCAAATTCAGAGCAGTGAATTTTATGTTCAGTTTGTGCCTGCAACTGTTATACTAACTATACTTGTTTATTCTAACAGCAGTACTTTATAACAGAATGAATGCAGCATTTACATTTACTCATTTTGTCAGATGCTTtaatccaaagcgacttacaatttGTGTACCACACTAAAGCTTCAATACAGTGGGAGCATGCAAAATTCGTTCAAAAGACAAAGTTTAGGGGATGAGATAAAGAATCTTCAAGAGGTTTTGTAAGGTTGAAAGGGACGCTCGTGCTCTAATAACATTTGGCTGTTCAATCCACCATCGAGGAAGTCTGGACTGTGATTGCTTGGTGGGTTTGTAGGATTGGCAATGCCAGATGCTATGGTCATCCTAGAGTCGATGTGAATATTGCCACCATATTTGAAGAGATTTCCTCAAGGTGTTCATGGGAAATTTTGTTCACTGGGCCAAAATGTATTTTGCGAGGTTGTAGTATTCTTGACCTTTCTTAGTCTTGCCCCCCTGTTAGAGGCCTATGTGACTTGGTTACACAGCTGATGTCCATTGGACAGCCCTGCTTTTCTTTGACATCACTGGAGCGAAGCCTGTAATAGGTTAGAGGGCAGTGACATGGACTAATTACACAATCAATCTCAGGTCTGGTAAATCCATCATAAAATTAAATGGCACAATGTGTACTTAGGGCATAACAATTGTGGTCCgataagaaaaacataaacttgATTGATTCACATAAAAGTGAATGTTTACGCAAAATATGAATGGATTTCCTCAAGGTGTTCAGGAGATTTTACAAAAAAGCAAAGCAAAATATTTGCTTTGGGAGGTCAAAGTGACCCAGATCTTTGACCTCGGCCACTGGCTGTTGCCACCTGGAGGTCTGCCAAACACAAGAGAGGAAATTAAAGAGAAATGCAGCTCTCAGCTCTTACTTTCTCCGCCAGTTCTGCAGCATTTATGTTGGGGTCATACTGGATGGGATCCCCAAGGAAGGTTCGGAATTTCACAGGAAATCCACCATAAACAGGTGCTGCAGGTAGACGGAATCTCTCATACACCCAGCGGAAAAATCCTggacagagtgagagacaggGGGTCATACTTGGTGTCCCATACAGAGAGGAAATAAGACCGCAGACGTTAATAAATGAACAGGCTATACTTTACTATTCATATCTACTCCACATTCAAATCAACAGTGAATGTTTGCTATTGTATCAAGGCCTGATAGATCTTGTTCCTCTGTCCACAGAACTGAACATACTCATTTACTGCCCTGTGGCTAGTAATACTTTAAATCCATGTTACTTAAAGGTccaagatttaggtgaaagggatctattggcagaaatataatgtagaataatccacatgatgttttcactagttcatttcatctaaattgtatgaattgtagttttctttaccccagaaaagttcctttatatttaaatactttatatttacatcgaggggaccctctctacagaggccgccatgttttttacagtagtccagactggacaaactaaacaccttttgagtttttatgacaactgaagttaccacaggttctttttcatgtttggaaggagagggtgaggtgaggggtgttcagctgcaacatgcaatttcaacattcaacattctGCATGGCAACAATGTCAAAACACCTGCATGGTGTGACCTGTACTatgtttccctctgtgtgtgtgtgtctgtgtttttgtgtgagtgagagtgagctagagagagagagatctgtgTGAAGTTCAGGGTGGCTGTTCATCATCTTGGTGATCCTATTTCTGCGATTTAACTTCCTTCTACACTTACTGAGAGTTCCCAAAGACCTGAAGCCCTCTCGCACATTCTGAGTAAACATTGGAATCACtggctgaaaaacaaagagcagaagaAAGAGACGATTAGAGAGAAAGATCTTCTACTCTGTAGAACAGAGAATAAAGATGCTGCACAGGGACATTATGACACCTGTGCTGTTTACTATAGGCTTAAAGGAAGAACAATCAGAGGTCGGTTGTTTTCAGGGACAACAACGCACCACTTGAGAGTCGATGGCAACTTGGGCAAAGCCTTTGCGTTTGCCCCAGAGAAGAGGGTAGGTCTCATCACTGAGCAGAGCCTCCCGCACTCCTCCTGGGGAAATACCCAACAGGTGACCATTCTTCAGAGCTCGCACACACTCCTCCTGAGGGCCATGGATCACACTGAACACTTCCAACAGTAATTTGAAACCTGGAGGAACAGGGTGGAGATGGGTTCAGACAAAGATgagaaataggattaaacaggTATCAAAACAATTTGGAAATATTACCTACATAAATACATCTAAAGTAGGTGCTCATCATACAATGATTAACTCTTGATGTAGCTTGTCTACTTTGCAGGTTACACAGGGTGATTTATCAGAGCGTGATGTTTGAGTGAAactaataaatataatttattcacTTGAGGTCTTTACACACTGAGGTGATGTTGTTTTAGTGCAACTAATTTGAATGTTAATATAATTTTTCAAACTGTGGTTTGGTCATGTCAACTTTCGCGGAGAATAGTGAAGGTGAACATTCTTAGATGAAAAAGGGCCAATCTTTTCGAAGGAGGCAGATTTTTCCATACTTTCAAAGAGTGAAAAAATGCATCAACCAATCAGGGTAGAATATAGTAGTTCAGACAGAGGTCAGATGCTGGTCGGATCCTGGTCTGCTCCTCTGCCACCACAGACTTCAGACTGTCCCACAAATATGTCCTGAGCCAGGGCCATAGTGGACCTCCAGCTCCAGTATGAGGCAGGGAGTTTTGACTCAGGAGGATTTTATCAATACACCAacttttcctcctcatcttaGCGTAagaatttttctttatttcagttattttcagtgttttgtttagttAGGGTCTGAACTTTAAACTCTACACCATATTAATACAGTAACACAGctcatcttgtttttgtgtttggtaGAGATTGATGGTTGTTTCCTATATACTGTCCTTCCATTATTAAGAACATAAAATACTTTACATTGTTGAATATAATCTTAAAGTCCAAGCAGATGCTTGAGATTCATCTAACCCCTCACGCATGTGACAGAACctaaaaacaacacactgcATTTATCATGAAGTGAGCATAGTGTATCCATATGTGGTCATGATGATACAGTGCGAGTACCTGGAATCTTGAAGAGGAAGTGGTCAGCTACAGAGTGACAGGTCCGTCCTTTCTGGATTATAACATTGGCCAGGAAGTAGTAGTAGTCGATAGGAATCGCTCCATGATAGTACACGATCAGTGCTGGTCCTTTGTCAGGAATTTTCTCCAGCCCATGGATCTCATAGCCTGATACACAGGTCACAGTATGCAGAAATTAGCAGTATTTATGATTCATGTATCTTAGATACGTATTTAAAATACGTATTTGAAATACACAATAGCTTTTTCAGTAAAGGCTGAATGTTGGCTTTCTTAAAATAATCAGGGAAACAGCCGGAAGACAGAGAGCAGTTAATCATTTTGAGAAGGCTCCGGCCAATAGCACCAAATACTTCTTTTAGGAGTGAGGTTGGGAGGATGTCAAGAGGGCTGGAAGGTGAGATGAGACACAGCGTCGACAAGCTCAGAATGAGACACTTGCTGAAAATGATTAAGGAGCAAAGGACAGGCAGGAAGATCTATTAGTTCTGGTGTCAATGACTTTTTCCCTCAAAAAAGATCAACTTTTCAGAGTCAGAATTTGAAGTGGCTAGGAGGGCAGAAGGAGCAGTGTTTTGGGGTTTGAAAAGGAAAttgggatgatgatgattgcTGGTGATAATAATTTGGTCTTGcaactttactttttttattataagaACTAAAGACTATTATTTATACTCATACTTTTGTCTATGAGGTCATTTTAAGTATTTAGGTATTTTAGAGTACTCTGAAGTTGCAGTGCAGTACAGGGCAACGGAAATACACAGAAATAGCAACAAAGCGTGAacattttccatccatccattatctataccacttatacTTTGAGggctgcagagggagctggagccaatacCAGCTGACGTTCGGCAATCGGCGGAGTTCCCCCTAGAGAGGTCACCAgaatatagagacaaacaaacatacacactcaaATTCAAACCTACAGTCAGTTTAGAGTGTCCAATTAATGTAACTGTGGGGAGACTCAGAGTACCCtgagaaaacatgcaaattcaGAAAGACCCTGGTCAGGATTCCAATCACCTTGCTTTGCACCCCagcatataaatatttaatgtttaattgaaataaaagtaagcatttattaatttgtttacaACTTAATAAGTGAATAAGTAAATGGAATATAATAAGTTGTCATcccttttttcattgttttaactAATATTAAAAGAATAAGGCCAAAACTGGGGACAGGCAAAATAGAAGCTCAATAACTAGATaacggagaaaaaaaaggacaaggTAATGCAATTGGAAAAGAATTTGCCTTTTAAAATTGCCTGATGaaatagaatagattttttaaattctactatctaattttttattctttaatgtatttgttttagtAAATTTCAACTATTTATTAatgcattattatttcatttgtaaattatattataatttctcttttttttattcattaaaatctaaaatcataAATTTGCAgtgtaatgtgtttttatctatACATATTATACTATTTATAAATCGAGGCAGATGGCTGCTCAAATAGAGTCTCAACCTTACCACGTAAAGTATATTGAGATAATCTATGATGTGATTGACCCTATGAAAGTAAATGtgtattgaattgaatttattttttgatcaatacatttatttataaagacaTTGACTAATGCATGCTTTTATGAAACAATTTGGTATTAATTATAGAAATGCGTTATTACTACTTCCATGACACTTTTGGTCTATACCACCATGCATTGTGCTTTATTTGTTAATAGTGGGATGTGGGGTCAAAAACAGTGAGACAATCAGTATCGCTCTAAGTTTCCTTTAACTTTTATAAGAAATATATGAAATGGGGCAGAGGCTAAAGAAATACAGCCAATTCTTCCCTGTAGCCTTTACATTTAGGCTGATGTGTATGTTTCTTGTTTATTAGTTGGATACaccagccacaacattaaaaacagttaccttttatttattttttatctatatacacgtatatatatttctgttgatatatatatacatatatatatatatatatatatatttatatatgatcaTGTGTGTTCTAAAGGTGTGTCCAAAGCAACGCAATGCGAATTTTCGCGACGCCCTAAATGAGCCACGGGATCGTTTGTGTTTATTACAAATATGTCACTCataggatgaaaaagaggtacCATACACGCCAATGACGATGTCAACGAGGAAAGACAACAATAGCTTTTGATTGTAATTCTAGGTGCTGTGCTGAAATTTCGATGTCATGTCCTTCCTCCTGCATGCTGTTCTCAGGTGCCAACACTTGCCAGAAtgttctggaaatgttcctTGTTGTATATGCAGCTGATACAGACAATCTCCTACTGTGTTCAATAAACAGTatatgaaagacaaactcaTGTCCATAACCAATTTTCCATACAGCGGCTCATGATATGAACTGGGAAGTCGTGAGTCAGGTGCGAGGGAATGAACCATGAGAAGACACACCCTATCTGCTTTGAGGGAGCTTAGATGTTATTTCTAGTTTTGTCAATATTGCACACTAACTGGCCACTATCAGCACTGGCAGAAGGAACAAAATGtatccttttcctttttcttttattcatgatGTTTGTATGGATAGCATTTTAAAAGGAGAATGTGATGGATAAAGCCCTTGGTGTATTACCATGCCATATGGCTCCGTGTCCGTCCCACAGAGTAGCCAGAGTCTTCCTGGCTCCATCCCACAGGTTGTTGGAGTAAGCTTCCCTCAGCTGATTCTTCCTCTGTTAGAAGAAAACATCAGGACAGGTTGAATCAGCAGCAGATTACAATTCTTATGATCTAAGATCATGGTCTAAATCTCAATCTCATCTCACTCATCAACATGTCCAAATTGATCTAACAGTAGATTGCTGCACTTGAAACAAGGTTAAAAAAAGTAGTACTTAGTTTCTTCATTAATAATTAGtgacatgaaataaacaaaccagaGTGTCATGTCCCATTCCCTATAATAGTCAGATGGAATGATGTAGTAGCACCTGAATGTTATGTTCGTGCTTCCTAATGACCACCAACATAAATGCATTGTAATAGGGGGCCTCCATGTttattctcctcttctttttacACAACTGTAGTTTCCCTTGCATCTTAACATTACTTATAGCCCCTTAACAATGCGCCCCCTCCCGCAGACAGACACCATTTAAAATaggatttgtgaatatgacctatacaaataaaatttgatttgaaattttAACTGTGCTAGTGCATAGATATGTGAGGCATTCCAGAACTGCCaatcaaaggttttatttgtcatctgcacaacagatacatcttaaatcccaggcacctcaagcagctcaacatgcaagtgtcataaaataagagtaactaaaaatacaaataacatacactagtgcaaatgaaacaataagttcaaatgtcagtactagtgcaaaaaattaaacaaaaacaaaaataaaataaaacattataataaaataataaaacattataaggtgctaaagtgagatatatacatgtcaggatttagcagcagttatggggaggtatgGACAGAAATTaattattgcactcattatatttttatataggttggaaatatgatgaatagaaatgataatgagagaatgagaattattgtaaactaaataaataaatataaatttttgcttatgaatattataatgtgtaaataaatatgttgttttaaacagatgtagtgactttcacagagctcaggagttcagcagtcttacagcctgtgggataaaactgtccctgagtcttgtggtcctggtccggatgctgcggtaccgTCTGCCAGATGGGAGCAGACAGAAgagtttgttgctggggtgatgggggtcttttAATATCCTGTAagccttcttcctacaacgctgggtgtagaggtcctccatggatggtagctccgtcctggtgatgtgctgagcagttttcaccaccctctgtagagtctTACGGTTGAGGGCGGTGCAACTGCCGTATCAGGCCGTGATGCAGCCggtcaggatactctcgatggtgcacctgtagaagttgcagagtatcctggagtccatgttgaacctccgcagcctgcggaggaagaagagccgctgacAAGCTGTCTCTGTAATAACCCTGGTGTGATGGGTCCCTGtcaggtcctcagtgatgtgaaccccgaggaacctgaagctgctgactctctccacaggAGTCCCATCGATGGTGATGGGGGCATGtccatctctctgcttcttcctgtaatccacaatcagctccttggttttgcagacgttgagatggaggttgttgtcctggcaccaagatgtcagggctctgacctcctctctgtaggccgtCTCGTCGCTGTCTGTGATCAGGCTGATGACGGTGGTGTCGTCAGCAaacttgatgatggtgttggagctgtatGTGGCCACGCAGTCGTGCATGAACagggagtagaggagagggctgagcacGCAACCCTGGGGGGCTCCGGTGTTGAGGGTCCGGCTGGAGGATGTGATGTTCCCCATCCGCACTGCCTGGCGTCTGCCCATCAGGACGTTCAGGATCCAGttacagagggcgctgttgagcCCGAGGTCCCTGAGCTTGATGACGAGCTTGGAGGGCacaatagtgttgaatgctgaactgtagtcaatgaacagcatcctcacatacgtgttcctctggtccaggtgggagagggcagtgtggagggtgagggtgatggCGTCGGTTGTGGACCTGTTCTCCCTgtaagcaaactgcagggggtccagtgagtcggggagggaggaggtgatgaactgtttgactaaccgctcaaagcacttcatgatgatggGGGTGAGTGCAACTGGGCGGTAGTCGTTGAGGCAGatggtctttgtctttttagggaCTGGAATGATGGTGGACTCTTTGAAACAAGTGGGGACTATAGACTGGAGCAGTGACTTATTGAAGATGTCTGTGAACACCTCTGCCAGCTGAACTGCACACACCTTGAGAGCACGGCCAGGGATGCCGTCAGGCCCAGGAGCCCTATGTGTGTTGATCTTTTTTAGGgatctgcacacatctgcactggttaGAACCAGGGGGCAGGGGCAGGGATCCTGAGCCTTCTGTACCTCCACAGCCGGGGGTCTCTCAAAGCATgcataaaatgtgttcagttcatctgggAGAGATGCACACACTTCCTTGGCACcacttgttgttcttttatagtCTGTTATAGTTTCTAGTCCAGACCTAATGTTTCTAGCGTTGGAGCCCTTGTAGTCAGACTCCACTTTGTTCTTATATTGTCTTTTAGCACTGCTAATAGCTCTTAGCTATCATTCAGCAGGTAAGTGAGTCCT from Paralichthys olivaceus isolate ysfri-2021 chromosome 16, ASM2471397v2, whole genome shotgun sequence includes these protein-coding regions:
- the tmem68 gene encoding DGAT1/2-independent enzyme synthesizing storage lipids isoform X1 — translated: MSDSGNQSCLMGAEDTVSFLVCVFHVWEEWAGLGQMEDYLSVLQYLLWVFTPLAIVFIVPFLIVILLYLSILFLHVYKRKNQLREAYSNNLWDGARKTLATLWDGHGAIWHGYEIHGLEKIPDKGPALIVYYHGAIPIDYYYFLANVIIQKGRTCHSVADHFLFKIPGFKLLLEVFSVIHGPQEECVRALKNGHLLGISPGGVREALLSDETYPLLWGKRKGFAQVAIDSQVPVIPMFTQNVREGFRSLGTLRFFRWVYERFRLPAAPVYGGFPVKFRTFLGDPIQYDPNINAAELAEKVQQAVQSLIDQHQQIPGNILRALLERFHTKHKDH
- the tmem68 gene encoding DGAT1/2-independent enzyme synthesizing storage lipids isoform X2 — protein: MEDYLSVLQYLLWVFTPLAIVFIVPFLIVILLYLSILFLHVYKRKNQLREAYSNNLWDGARKTLATLWDGHGAIWHGYEIHGLEKIPDKGPALIVYYHGAIPIDYYYFLANVIIQKGRTCHSVADHFLFKIPGFKLLLEVFSVIHGPQEECVRALKNGHLLGISPGGVREALLSDETYPLLWGKRKGFAQVAIDSQVPVIPMFTQNVREGFRSLGTLRFFRWVYERFRLPAAPVYGGFPVKFRTFLGDPIQYDPNINAAELAEKVQQAVQSLIDQHQQIPGNILRALLERFHTKHKDH